Below is a genomic region from Rosa chinensis cultivar Old Blush chromosome 5, RchiOBHm-V2, whole genome shotgun sequence.
tgtacactaggcaggaagtgctctacacctagattgttcccaagcaatgcaacctaaagttatgtttattagattaaacatgcagagatcattaagtttgaaaagagtttgagcaatcactaggcatcacaaataacttagagccttgctaaacctagggttttgtttacttgctagtgaaaactaccaattacttctctagataatttgaggaatccaactattgatccaggcatcaagcaatcaaagtattagaaccctagcatgcatactaaggcttccaaagcatacaaacatagaattcatcaatgagaaattggtaaacaaaacctcaagtttattaattggaaaataaattgaatgtcaaagcatgttatggatcatgtctaggggcttcaactgccccctaactattggaaatttagttacacataattggaataaaaaacacaaaataatgaaaaaaggaggaagagagagagagagctgctgcagattgatctccttttttATGCTTAGAGGTTGTCTTCATCTTtcttattgtgtaggaaatccaaaacctaaaagacactactacaaaaaggtcatcagacaacggtggatttctgttgtctgatgaccaagctcaccgtggtctaagtgagtgttgtgtgattgaaaaatcagacaacggtgattccaccgttgtgtgataacaGTTTGCTTAACAGAAAacctatttccgttgtgtgaattctgcgcgggcatgtgcctggcatggcatgcttGGGGATGCCTCaacacattcagacaacagaaagaaatttttctattgtctgagattcataacacataacagatataactcattctttgttgtctgaggttcataacacacaaccactactacaaaaaggtcatcagacgacggtgaatttgtgttgtgtgatgaccaagctcaccgtggtctaagtgagtgttgtgtgattgaaaaatcagacaacggtgatttcaccgttgtgtgataatagtttgctcaacagaaatacctatttccgttgtgtgagttctgcgcagcatgtgcctggcatgacATGCGCGGCGATGCCTcggcacattcagacaacagaagatgaaattttgccgttgtctgagattcataacacacaacaagtatgacttattctttgttgtctgagattcataacacacaacggatataactcattctttgttgtctgagattcataacacacaactgatataactcattatttgttgtctgagactactaacagacaacggatataacttaatatttgttgtctgaggtaagtaacacacaactgaagtaaaattatctctcttgtctgttgattactcagacaacagtgatcattttatttctgttgtgtgttatgaatctcacacaaccgaattttgttttcttttgttgttggttgttagttcacacaacaactatatttggttatccgttgtgtgaatactgTAATCAATTGGGTACCAActagtgactgttgtaggagaagcctcaattttgaactcttttacattcatacaacacattgttttgtattgtgttgtatgactaaaCCTTGAACAACAAGAACAATATCAATATAAATGTTTGTCCAGAATAATGCTCAATATATTACCATATAAACAATACTCTAATCCATATATATCATTCAAGAACCATTATTCAAGCATCAATACATTCAAGTAACAAGATAATGCACCAAGAGCATTCTtagctagctacacatgaataAAAAAACTAAGCTTCTAGCATTGAATGCCTATCTCAGCTTTAAATTTTGCAGCTTCTTGTTTGTACTGTTTAGACCTGGAGATAGTGCCAGAAATGAGCAATGCATCCTTCTCCTGGTTATATTCATTCTAATTCCATTTCTCCTGTCAATTCCCATCCCAGCTATTCAATATGCAAGGCCATATAGACCAATGTTCTGCCATTTGGCGATGATCCCTCCTGGGAACCAGAGTAGTACCAACAAAGATGGCTCAACAAGGAAAGCTCTACCTAAGCCCCTAAAAAATCTCTGACCTCTGGTGATATGAAACCGTTCATTCATTTATAGACAAAAACACATATTCAATAGGAGAAGCAAACTATTACAGCAACAATAACCACGGTCGTAAGAGCATTACAGGTTTTAATACTACCAAAGGTTTTTAGCTAACAAGCTCAGATTGGACCTTTTTGACTAGGTACAGGGAAGGTAGATTTGGAGCTAAGGAGCCTCATCATCATTCTCAGCTGCTCCCCCTTTGAGATGCAAATGcttttctctcttttgaaaGTCTGTCAAACCCTTCCCACTGCCAGTCACCCCAACCTTTCCAAAAGGATCGTCAGGAGACTTGAAGATGCTCTCCCGCTTGCGTCCAGATAAATAACcactctgaaaaaaaaaaaaagttacaaatCTAGAATGTGCAATCGGTAGTAGTAAATGAAGGTTTTTTCTATTGCcttgtattcttttttttttttgtttgtcaaAATAGAGTATACTTATACTTGATGCATAATGTCTTGACGGCCATAGCAAAGTTATCTTACAATTAAAGTTGAGCACTGCAGATTTACTTATTTTAGATATATACTAAATTGTAGACCTGAAACAACACTAACCGCAATATAATAcaagcaaaaataaaaaattgtgttTCTGTACCTTTTTATATTGGTTCCCTCACTCCAAAAAATAATGGGGAATCAAATACGTGCATAAATAAAATGGTAACTGTAGATTACTGTAACTTGATAAAGATCAGAGCAATTTTGCAAGCAGAATGAAACGCATAAATACCAACTTACCTTCTTAGTCTTGCCTTTGGTAGTTTGGAACTGCTGCCAAGCATTTTGATGCTTGTTCTGAGTGACTTCCAACTGCTCCATCCTCATTTTTGACTTAAAAGCATGTATCTTCTTGCGTTTGccaattttctgcagatttTGGAGTTGGCAAGCATCAGTATAAAAAGAAAAGTCAGAAAGATGTTCAAAAATTGTACCATAACTTCTGGTATTGTAGGAAATGATAGATCACAAAATAATTTCAATCACCCTACAAACTAGTTTGGTGACTCAACCCACCAGAAACTTTGTGAAttgtgaaaaaaagaaaaaaaaaccctaaattgcaACGCTCCAAACCTAAGTTGCTTTTAGTTAGATTAGTACTTAATAGTGAACTACTGAACATTGTATTATTCCCATATTACATAGATGGGGTAAAGTGCAAACTTGCAAAAGGAATGCTCTGTGGGTCATTTTTTTGGCGAGAAAAGTTCTGGGAGTCTTGTCAGCAGATAGAGGGACCCCATTAGAGCTACCATTACCACACCCACACATCTAGTTTATTATACAATGATAGAGATGGAAAAATTACCACATCCTTAGGATCATCCGGTTCTATACGAAGCTTTGCCGGTAGGCTTCGTGATTGGAAGTCAACAGAAGCAGCTTGTGCAATTTTCCTTTTGATTGCTTGTTTTGTAGCTTCAGCAACTTTTTCCGCTTCCAACAATGCATTGACAGCCCCTTCTTGAATTGGCCTTACATTGGCTGGATCCACCTGAGAGGAGAATCGTCAGTGACGAATAACATTTGCAAAATTTAATAATACACATAAAAGGAGTAGATGAAGCAAACTAAGGACTGTATGTGATTTAAAAAGGAACAAACAGTTGGATCCCTTTCCAAACTTCGGATAATAACTAGACAAACTCTTGAGGAGAAAATCTATGTTATCTAAAACTGCATTTTAGGTGATATAACTTTGAAGAACCATTTAACAAATCATTGGCTCGTTAGTTGAAAATCGTTATATAGACCAGATGAAAATTCACTGCATATATAGAATAATATGAACTTCAGGTAAACAGGTTTCAATTAAACAAAACTATGTAATCATAGATCACAATTTCATAACCTAAAGACCCGATTGTGGAGAAACTAAACCAGAACAGACTACAGAGCAATGGGCAATAAGCCCGCTGGATTAATCAACTAAGGAAAGCTATTTAAAGCAGCAAACAAGCAACAACTTCAACTACCACAATAATTACAGAATAACACTAAGATACAGCAGCACTACAATTTGAAAATAAGCAAACAATGGAAAACCGTAGGATGGTTACTGGTTTGAAAGCAAGAAGATATATgtaaggaaaaagaaacaaacctcTGATGCCAAATCATCAAACCTGTTGTTGAAGACTTGACAATATCTTTGTTTGTTCTGCAAGCATTTGTTCCAGCTCAGAAACATCATGCCTGCAAATGAACTTTTATTAAACAATCAGAATGTTACTATATCCCAAATTAAGTCGGTTATCCTAACTACGTCGGGTTGGGTTTTACTTTGGATTTTCATATCAGAAACGATTTAATAATAAATTGATGTATTGGACTGGGTTTGTTCCTTCTGAtgctacaaaaacaatgaccaATATAAGTCATCCTGAGATCATTGACTGATTGATTTCCTAATGGCTTATCTTCAATCAATTCTAACAGCAGATAACAGCAAAAATAGGCTCAAACCTTGCTTCAAACATCTGAATTATCAAAGGACAAAATTCAATAAAGACAACTGAAACAATTTCGTTATGAAACCCAAAGCATTATATCATATAGTTAAAAATTCTAACttgacactatgccaaaaatgccttcagacgacagattatatctgtcgtctgatgaagtaaaaatctgttgtctagGTGGCTGCCGTCTCTAAGCCATTCAGACGACAAATATTCTCCGTCGTTGATAATGCACTCAGATGACagtaatctgtcgtctgaagtacctaatattgaagaatcggagtctatctgtcgtctgaaacacCATACAActacatattaatgttgttggAAATTCACTTCATCAACGGATTCAAAAAATATCTGTCGATGTAGTTAATGTAAGATGACGgagtttttgttgtttctgtcGTTTGATTGAACTACTATTAAGCTTAGTTGATGCTTCTGTCATCTGATTTGAAAAACAACGACAGTTATATGTTGACTGATTTTGTATGCaacaacataattctgttgtttaaagttggtagaaacaacatatcgatcacctacttctgttgtctgagagctctttgaactctacttttctgttgtttgaacgttgtagaaacaacatatcaacacctacttctgttgtctgagagttatttgaactctacttttctgttgtttgaacgtggtagaaacaacatatcaatcaccttcttctgttgtctgagagctctttgaactctacttttctgttgtttgaacttggtagaaacaacatatcaaccgcctatttctgttgtctaagagctctttgaactctacttttctgttgtttgaacttCGTAGAAACAACAGATGATCAtttgtttatgttgtttttattttcttgatacAACATAAATTGTGCTGTATTTTCTTGATACAACATAAACCTTCATATATCTATTGCCTTTCAACCATTTCAACATCAGTCATTTACAATCATCAAAACCATAAAATTGGACTAAAACCAGCATTGAAAATGATGGCTAGGTTTCATTAATTACATCAACATCATCCAAAATACAATCCATAGTTCCAACTCTAAACCTAGCCAACAGTGACATTATGATCGAGAGAACCAAAAAACCATCTTATCTCGATCATTTACCTAGTGCACCAAGTCAAAAACCTATAAGGTAAAGAAAGAGTAGCTAGACAGAGCaactgcatgcataatttaaGTTCATCAACACTTTCCATCAGTTGTATATAAATGCACAAAAGCAGTTCCAAGTGCTACTCATCTACCTTAAACAGAACCAAAGTTAGAACTGTATAACATGATTTGCCCATTCAGCTCGAACCACATCATGATGCCTTCTCTTCTTTTGAGCATTCTTTTGCAATTTCCTTAAGGCTTGGTTAGTTTGTTCATCAAAGATCGACTTCTTCATTGTTGAAACCATCTGTACATTcacaaaatggaaagaaacaacaAATGACTTTTAggaaatatataacaaaaaaggCCAACTCAGTTATaggaaaaaggaaacaaaacaaTATCAATTTAATACATATTCACCAATATTCAAATACATGAAATTCACGAAGTTAAAATACATGTAGTGTTAAGACCAAATCCTCACCAACCTAATCTCTTCTGCAAATCCATTACCAGCAGCCCAAAGAGCCTTGCAACGATTATGTATCTCAGCCTAATTCATCTAGATGCCAATCTGTTCTGTTCCCAAGTTGAACCAAAACCTTAGAAGTGAGACAGGGAGCCAAGATAACTAGCACTCTATAAAAAGTATAGTGAAACAAACTAACCAATTCATATGAACAGGTGGGGTGATCAACTCTTCACTTACTGCAGCATTGCTAAATCTACTAACACTTCTCCCTGAAGATCACATCAGAAACAATTTCATTACATAAATTTGTGAAGGGTAAacagaggaaagagaaaaaaccCACGAGAGCTAAACAAAAGACTGCAAAAAGTAAAGAATACAAAGGTAAAGGTGGTGTCACCTTGAGAGAGAAGCTTAGAAGCAGACCTAgcagagagagcgagagagtaAGGAGGAGACTCTCCGAGCTGCCATGTCCACAGACAATAATAACTCTTCAGAGGCCCTTATCCTCTTCTTGTTATATTACAATGTCCTCTATTTCTGCGCAAAAAGAATCCCAGTAAACAAACTCTTTTCTCTCCCTCTAAACCAGTGGAGTAAGGATCTATAAGCAAGTGACTCAAGTATACAGTTTTACAAAATCGTAATAAGGTATGGAGCATAAACCACAGAACATGagcatttgatttttttttttcgctgaTCAAATACGATATACAGacagtggcggaaccaggatgGCAAAATGGGTTAGGCTAATTTTAAGTATGAGTAAGGACAATGAAAATAGTTACTATTTTctttcgttaaaaaaaaaaaaaaaaacaaaaaaaacaaaaaacaaacaaacaaacaaaaaacaaaaaaagtgaaaaattatAACATACCGGTTTGGGGACGAGGAAACCGGAGAACAAATTCCAGAAACTCATGAAGAAGCCCATGACAATTGCAGCGATTTGATGGCCAGGAGTTGGGGTAACCACCATCATTCCATACATTGAGAAGTATGTAAAACACATGAATATAAAGTAGTAGAAATACAAAAATTTCTCAACTTTAAATTCGTAGCTGATCATGGTAAATAAAAGAAGGGAATAAATGATGGTTTGTATAGCAACATAAATCGTCTCAATGGCCACCTTCATCACAAAATGTTCATAAAaagttaataaataaataacaaagcAGAATGTATAATTTGGTGTTTGgcaaaaacaaatacaaaagtgAGTCTATGTTCGAATAGATTACCTGAGCAAATGCATAAGGCAACTCTGAATACATTCCTGCTGCTCTTTCTCGATAGAAAACTGTTCTCTCAATCGTAACCACAGATTGCACAGCAGAAGCATTTCCCGCTCCAAGGAAAAGAACAGCAGAATAGGTTGCTCCCAGAAGGTTAACAATATCTTGTTGTTTCCCTCTATTGACAAATCATATGTGTAAGAACTCTAGGAGACAATATTTACAGAAAAAGGAATGAAAAACCTGATGGCATTGCACTACaaacagaaatatatatatatatatatatatatatttatccaATCCAATTAACCAAACATTTCCATGACCAAACATAATTATCCAATCCAATTGACCAATTCCATTTGACCATTTGTGTCTTTCATACACTGATACACAGAGACACAGactcatataaatatataatcattATTCATTAATCCAACAAGCCACAAGGCCACAAAGCAATTTCCATCCCTCTCTGTCTTTCAACGAAGCAGCCAAGCAATCAAGCatataaattataattaaaaaaaaaaactgatcaaGCTGCTTAGctgcatataaatatataatcaattaaccaaagaagcCACAACCCACAAAgcagtttcaattttcaaatgaaGACTCACAGATTCACAGTCCGCACGTTCTCAGTTTCTCACCTCCTTCCTCCTGTCTACTCCGACTGCTCGTCTTCCTGAGTTCCGGCCTCCGCTCTCCCCAAGACTCCAACTCTCCAAGAGTAAGATTTaagactatttaatcaaaaACAGAGAGTTAGTTACTGAGATTGggttgaaaattgaaataattGGTTACTTGACTTACTGGGTTCATGAAATTTCAGATGAGGGACTGAGGGAGATTGAGAGTTGTGaaatttcaaataatcaaatctaTTAACTGGAGATCGATGGGTCGGAGACCAACATCCCAACAATGAAGTATAGAGAGAAGGTTTACTTACAGTGGGTCGAAGCAAAGCCGTGGGTCGGCGGTTCAGCGGTTCGAGATTACGAATAGGAAGACTGAGACTGAGAGGCTAAGGGAGTGAGATGACTAACTGAGAGGTTAGAGCTAGCTTAGAGATAAGGCCGAACCGTCGAACTTTACGGTGGGTCGGCGGCAACTGAAACTGAGGGACAGAGGGAGTGAGTCGAAGAGAGGCTGAGGGTCAGGGTCAGTAGAAATCTCGAATAGAGGCTGAGGGTGTAGATCCGGACTTGCAGTCGGAAGCATGTGGTGCTGACTTTCGATATCGTTGGATGACGCAGCCTGGGTCAACTTATTGGAGGCCGAAGAGTCCATTGGTAGTGGCGATGTCACCGGATGATGTTCGGAGGTAGAAGATGGAGAATTGAGAAAccagatctactttctctctcttcgtaCTGTCTTCTCTCATCTCTACGCttcaatttctatttccttGAAGAACTTGACTTGACCCTGCTTTGGTTGTTGGTTTGTAGACCGATATGGAAGACCAACGAGGGTGGAAGAGCATCGAAGAAGAGGTGCTGCTAGGTTTGGGTCTGGGAGATGGAAAATgagttttctaatttttttttcaccaagTGTGGGAAAgcaccgggggggggggggtggggggtcTAGGTCTATTAAAAGATAATAAGTTTTAGTTCAGCCAAAAAGAGGTTTTTGTCCACACAAGaagaaataatttcttcatttactcagacaacagaattctgttgtctgagttttcTAAATTacaacaaactaaaaaaaaattgatctagtattgattttgatactatttagacaacagaaatagttaaaactgtcgtctgaagacattcaaaaaaatcagacaacagaaaaaacctcttctgtcgtctgaggggTATGGTCTGAagcattttttggcatagtgtgaaCTAAAAAACTGACAGAAAGCTAAATAAGTAAATATCAATTGGTGCTAACAGATTTTGAAGACCTTGCAAATCATGTTCCTACATAATGCTATCAGtcaatcaaaagaaataaaaaaaaaacttagaaaAACATCAATGAAGATAGGAAACGGCAACCTGATTTAAGCAGAAAAGATTAACAGTTTGGCCTGATCAAGTCTAGTCTCATAAACCCCATATTTTCCACTGAAAACCATAACCAGTACAGTTCACAAAATAACAACAAAGATGAATAAAATTACCAGCCCAACCTCTTTTCTTGTTTCCAGTACAAACCTCTCCCCCTTCAATATGTACAACCTCCAGATTAAGCacagactacaaaaataaaaaaccaaattcaaCCTATGAACAATTCAATCAAAAAGACCTCAATGTAGGCTAGAAGcagaggcatatatatatatatatatatatatatatatatatatatatttatatagttGTAGATACAAACCACAATTTGTTGTCAATCACCAAAATCTGCTTAAAACTTGACCATCTAAGTACCGAGACAAAGCTAAACTGTCTATCCTAATACTGCAATGTGCACTCATATACTCACTatcttaaaacacaaaacacactTGCAAAGTTTGTAATAAATGTGCATTGCTCACAGCTCAAAaagccaaaaaaagaaagaaagaaaagtagcATTCCTGATTTTCAGATAATCTTGACAAGAGGACGTTCAATTTTCACTCTTTCTGCTTCTCTAAAGCAAAGAAGAGAGCAATTGTAAGCAAGTAAGGTAATTTTTCCCCCAACTGCAAAGCCAAAGCAAAACCTAATTGAGATATGCAAACCTAAATTCCACAGAATCATTTAActatgcacacacacacacactgttCTCAAAGTAAATAAATTGAAAGGGTGCCAAGGACCAATCGGAGCTGTAGAGGCCATGGTTGACGAAGAAAATCAACCAAACAacaagacaaatataaataccGCAGTAGGGAATGAGATCTGGCGGCTCTGTTTCGGTGGAGCCCGTGCTTCACCGCCATTGCTAATCGATACCTGGAATTCAATCAGCTTCAatagaaagggaaaaaaaaaaaagggattcaTTCCCTATTGGATAGAGCGATGTGGTGGTCAGAGAATCAGAATCCATCGGTAAAGTAAAACATGAGTGAACCCAGGTGGAGGAGATGTGGGGATTTGGGTCGGTATATCGGGGAAGAAAGTGGAGTGAACCAGATGAAAGACTGAGAGAAAGGTTTCacgagacagagacagagacagagagagagagagagtgagtgtgTCGAGAAACCATAGATTGCAGATTGATGATATCGAATACGCCATTGCTAAACCTCCAGGGAAAAACCTCCAACTGAACACTACCTTCAAAGAGAATGGGCTAGgattgggggttagggttatGAGGTAGAAGGTCTTGGGGGACTGTTTGGGGGGAGAGGTCGAGAAATTGAAGTTCTTTCGGGGCCAGATCCATGGTTGATTCAAGATAGCTCGAAGCTTTAGGGCCAAAGATCGAAAATTTGGGGGagatttggagagagagagagagagagagagagagagagagagagagagagagagagagagagagggcagaAAGAGGGATATTAGGAACGGAAGAAAgatagtagaagaagaagacgaacgAGAGGTGGCATAAGAAAGGTGGAGTGAACCTTGATCGAGAGTATTGATTTCAATAAAGACTACATAAGTTGTTTAGCACTTGAGTGGGAGACTTCAAGTTTCtccaacaacagaaaattaatGGACCGTTGTATGAGTATATGATTACAAAACAGGCTGAGAGGGAAAATTTGCCGCCTGTGACTCGTTTCATTTGAGTTAAATTAATTTTGCTACGCTGTGCAATTTGCTTCcatgctcagacaacagaactatGACAATCTGTTGTGTAAATTTGTGCAACTTGCACTAGGTGTACCTAGAGGATTTCTCAAGGTTCATGCAACATTCATTATACAACAGATATCAAAAAAACGGTTGTGTGAATAATTCAAATTGAGGTCCTTCTGGGAGGGAATTATGTGCTCATTTCCCTCCATCTAGGCCtcatattcacacaacggaaacttcTTAACTCAGTTGTGCAATACCTTCCTAAgaaaaaagttttcaattttcttacattcacacaacagaaacatatttgtaccgttgtatgatagagtttgtgttaacacacaacagcaaattttagttctgttgtgtgatgagtgttgtgtgtttcgatttttgtagtagtgaacagatataactcattctttgttatctgaggttcataacacacaaccgattttactcattctttgttgtctgagatatgtaacacacaacagatataactctgtttttgttgtctgagatatctaacacacaaccaaagtgaaattatctcccttgtctgttgattcacTTAGACAACATAgattattttatttctattgtGTGTTATaaatctcacacaacaaaattttgttttcttttgttgttggttgttagttcacacaacaattatatttggttagctgtggtgtgaataaCGTAATCAACTTGGGTAACAACTAATAATTGTTGTGGGAaaagccttaattttgaactcttttacagtcatacaacaa
It encodes:
- the LOC112164051 gene encoding survival of motor neuron-related-splicing factor 30, with amino-acid sequence FSSQVDPANVRPIQEGAVNALLEAEKVAEATKQAIKRKIAQAASVDFQSRSLPAKLRIEPDDPKDVKIGKRKKIHAFKSKMRMEQLEVTQNKHQNAWQQFQTTKGKTKKSGYLSGRKRESIFKSPDDPFGKVGVTGSGKGLTDFQKREKHLHLKGGAAENDDEAP